One Pseudomonas syringae CC1557 genomic window, AGCGCCCGGCCCGGTGTAGTAAGCCGGTCGACATCATTGGCCAGCAAGTAACGCAGCCAGGCATTGGCCTGACGACCGACCACGTCGATCACATTCATGTGCGAGACATCAAAGACCCCACAGTCGCGACGCACCTGATGGTGCTCCTCAACCTGCGATCCATAATGCAACGGCATGTCCCAGCCACCAAAATCGACCATCTTCGCGCCAAGGGCGAGGTGCAGGTCGAACAGGGGGGTACGCTGTCCCATGGGTTTCTCCTTCCGGGCGTGGCGAGGGTGCGGGTGCGGGCAGAAAAAGTCGGCAAGCCCCCAATGGACCGGGGTTTGCAGCACGTTTACAACTGGCCGAATAATCTGACAGACCGCACCGATTGCGGCGCATTGTAGCCGCAAGGTGTGGACCCCGCACCTAACCAATGTGACGAGCAGAGCGCCGAATCAACCCGATGACGGGCAATAATCCTACAAGTACCAGCGTCAAAGCCGGCAGCGCAGCGCGCGCCCACTCGCCCTCGCTGGTCATTTCGAAGATCCGTACGGCGAGCGTATCCCAGCCAAACGGGCGCATCAGCAGGGTTGCAGGCATCTCTTTGAGTACATCGACAAACACCAGCAACGCGGCGCTCAGGGCTCCGGGCACCAGAAGCGGCAGGTACACGTTAAGAAACAACTTGGGGCCGCTGACGCCCAGACTGCGTGCGGCCTCGGGCAATGAAGGTCGAATGCGCGACAGGCTGTGCTCCAGCGGACCGAAGGCGACTGCGATGAAACGTACAAGGTAAGCCAGCAGCAGCGCTGAGAGGCTGCCCAGCAACAAGGGCTTGCCTGCCCCGCCCAGCCAGCCGGACAGCGGGATCACCAGTTCCCGGTCCAGATAACTGAAGGCCAGCATGATCGAGACCGCCAGCACTGAACCCGGCAGCGCATAGCCCAGGTTGGCGAGGCTGACCCCGGAGCGAATCGCGGGCGTCGGTGCCATGCGTCGGGCAAAGGCCAGAATCAATGCCACGCTGACAGTGATCAGGGCGGCGATACTGCCCAGATAAAGGGTATGCAGGATCAGACCGACGTAACGCTCATCCAGATCGAACCGGCCACGTTGCCAGACCCAGATGATCAATTGCAGCACCGGTACGATGAAGGCGCAGAGAAACACCAGACCACACCAGGCACTGGCACCCCATGCCTTGAAGCCGCGCAGCGGGTAGAGCGCCTGGCCTCGGGGGCGTTCGTTGGTCGGGCGACTTGCGCCTCGGGCACGGCGCTCGCCGTACAACAGGATCAGCACCGCCAACAGCAGCAGGCTTGCCAGTTGCGCGGCGCTGGAGAGGCTGAAAAAGCCGTACCAGGTTTTGTAGATGGCGGTGGTGAAGGTGTCGAAGTTGAACACCGAGACTGCACCGAAGTCCGCCAGGGTTTCCATCAGCGCCAAGGCCACACCCGCACCGATGGCCGGGCGCGCCATCGGCAGTGCCACTCGCCAGAACGCCTGCAAAGGGCTTTGCCCCAATACGCGTGCGGCTTCCATCAGGCCCTTGCCCTGCGCCAGAAAAGCCGTGCGTGCCAGCAGGTAGACGTAAGGATAGAAAACCAGCACCAGCACAATGATCACCCCGCCCGTGGAGCGCACACGCGGCAGGCGCAGGCCAGCGCCGAACCAGTCACGCATCAGGCTCTGCACCGGGCCGGAAAAATCCAGCAGGCCGACGAAGACGAACGCCAGCACATAGGCGGGAATGGCAAACGGCAGCATCAGCGCCCAGTCCAGCCAGCGCCGACCGGGAAATTCGCACAGGCTGGTCAGCCACGCCAGACTCACTCCCAGCAGCGTCACACCCACGCCCACACCGAGCAGCAGAATCAAGGTATTGCCCAGCAGGCGTGGCATCTGGGTGTCGAGCAGGTGAGACCAGATCTGCCCGTCAATCGTCCCCCACGAGAGCAGCAGAACGCTCAGCGGCAGCAACACCAGCGCAGCGATGGCGAAGACCAGGGGATACCAGCGACGTTGGACAGGATGGGCCAAGGGATTCTCGAAATGAGGGGTTATACGTCTCTAAGTCATGCATTCATGCGGCACAGCCCGCTCAAGATCGGACGCGGAGCGTCCAGAACGGCGCTCCCACGCTGGAGCGTGGGAGCGATAATTAATAGAGCCAAGCGTTGGGTATTAAATCAATTCCAGCCCGCGCGATCCATCATGCGGATGGCTTCTGCCTGGCGCTTGCCTGCCACTTCGACCGGCAGGGTATCGGCCTTGAACGGCCCCCAGCTTGCCACTTCCTCCGAGGGTGCCACCTTCGGGTTGGCCGGGAACTCCTGGTTGACGCTGGAAAAAATCGTCTGCGCCTCAGGACCGGTCATCCACTCGACCAGCGCCTTCGCAGCTTCCGGGTGCGGGGCATACTTTGTCAGCCCAATACCCGACAGGTTGACGTGTACGCCACGATCAGACTGGTTCGGCCAGAACAGTTTTACCGCCAGGTCAGGGTTCTGCTTGTGCAGCCGGCCGTAGTAGTACGTGTTGACGATGCCGACGTCGCACTGCCCGGCATTGATCGCCTCAAGCACTGCGATGTCATCGGAAAAAACGTCCGTGGACAGGTTGTTGACCCAGCCCTTGAGAATCTTCTCGGACGCTTCAGCACCGTGGGTTTCGATCAGTGTGGCGGTCAGCGACTGGTTATAGACCTTCTTTGCGGTACGCAGGCACAGGCGCCCTTCCCAGTTCTTGTCGGCCAGCGCTTCGTAGGTGGTCAACTCCGCCGGTTTTACCCGATCCGTCGAATAGGCAATGGTCCGTGCGCGCAGGCTCAGGCCGGTCCAGCCGTGAGTGGACGAGCGATATTGCGCAGGAATATTGGCTTCGATCACCGGCGAGGTGAACGGCTGCAGGATGCCCATTTGCTCGGCCTGCCAAAGGTTGCCGGCATCGACCGTCAGCAGCAGGTCGGCAGTCGCATTCTCGCCCTCGGCCTTGATGCGCTGCATCAAGGGCGCTTCCTTGTCGGTGATGAATTTGATCTTCACACCGGTCTTGGCCGTATAGGCATCAAACACCGGTTTGATCAGTTCGTCTATCCGGGAGGAATACACCACCACCTCGTCGGCGGCCTGAGCGGTGCCGCCCAGCAAAGTCAGTGTCAGAGCAGCCAGAAGACGCTTGCTTGCCTGCATCGGGGTATCTCGCGTTCGCAAATGAGGCGAAATGGTAGTGAATCCCATTTGCTATCTCAATCGAAGCGCAAACAGAGCAGTTACCGAATGTTTCCAGGCTTCATCAATCAGGCGCTCAGCAAACCGCCTTCGCCTTGGAAAAGTTTGCGATCTTGCGCAATTTCTCGACGTCGAACACTTCCAGTTGCCCTATGCCCAAGCGTATGACCTTGCGCTCGTGCAGGTCCTCAAGCACTTCCAGCAAGGCTGAAAGCGAGAGGCCTTGCAGCGAGCTGATTTCATCGAGCGTGATCAGGCGCCGCGCATGGCTCAACGGGCCATACCCCTCACTCAGCACCAGCAGCCGCCATGCAACCCGTGAACGGGGCGGTAACTGCCGCAGCTTTTCGGGATTTTGCAGCGGCAAGCCGAGCTTCTGGCTCAGCAGCGCCGCGAACGATCGCCAGTACTCCGGGTGCTGGTCGAGCAGCGACGCGAGGAATGACTGCGGCACATGCAAAAAGATCGTCTGCTCCAGCGAGCAGACCTCGAACCGGCGCGGCATGCCGTCAAACAGCGAGACCTCGCCGAACCAGTAAGGCCGCCGGATCGGCTCATGCCGAGGCCCCAGCCGCTGAACATGCGCGCCGCCAATGCGCACATTGCCTTCCAGCAGCGCGTAAAGACCGCACGGCGCAGCGCCTTTTTCGAACAGCATCTTGCCGGGCGTCTTGCGGATCTGGCGAGCTGCATGCAGCACGCTATCCTGCAACGCGGCAGGCAAATGGGAAAACCAGTAGTCGGATAGCAACGATGACCGCCACAGCACTCCGTTTGTCATTTTTGCTCCCTTTTATTGCGGGCATTCGTATTGCAAAGGCGATACGGTAGCTAAAACCGCTTATCGTCGCAGGCAGCATCATGAAAACCCTTGTCGATCATCTCAGTCAATACGCGTCCTATCATCGTGATTCGCGCAATATCGTGACGCACTTCGTGGGTATCCCGTTAATTGTGCTCGCGGTGGCGGTGCTGCTGTCGCGTCCGGGCTGGAACATCGGCGGGTTGTGGTGCTCGCCTGCGGCAGTGGTGACGCTGGCGTCGACGGTCTTTTACCTGAAACTCGACCGTGCGCTGGGCGTGGTGATGGCGGCGTTGCTGGTGCTGTGCGTCTGGGCTGGCGCGCTTCTGGCGCAGCAGGCCACCCTGGTCTGGCTGAGTGCGGGGGTCGGGTTGTTCGTGGTCGGCTGGGTGATCCAGTTCATCGGCCATTACTACGAAGGCCGCAAACCGGCGTTTATCGATGACGTGACCGGCCTGATCATCGGCCCGCTGTTCGTAGTCGCCGAACTGGCGTTCCTGATGGGCCTGCGCAAACCCCTGCAGCACGCCATCGAAGAACGCTCAGGCCCGGTAGGGCGACATGTGCGCAAAGCGGTGGTTTAGCACCGCTACGTGAAATCGGACGCAGAGCGTCCAGAACGGCATTCCCACGCTGGAGCGTGAGGAACGATAGGTGGCCGGAAAAACGCTTATCGTGCCGACGCTCCCTCGCTCCAGCGCACACGCTCACCCCCTCAAAGCTTCTGCCAGACCTTCGGTTTGAAGAATAGTGTCTCGCCCTTGGCAAGGCCCACCAGGCTGTCGTGGTCTTTCACCACTTCGGCTTCGATCAGTTCGTTCTGCCCTTCCACTTTCAACGTAACCCGCGTGGTCGCACCCAGCGGGCGGATGTCGCGGACTTCGGCGGCGTGGTGGTCTTCGATTTCCTGACGTGACAACGACACTTCGTGCGGGCGGAACAGCACATGGCCTTCGTCACCCAGGCTCAGGCGGTTGGAGTCGCCAAGGAAGTGGTAGACGAAGTCGTTGGATGGGTTCTCGTACACTTCGCCCGGCGAGCCAATCTGCTCGATCACACCCTTGTTCATGACCACGATGCGGTCGGCCACTTCCATGGCTTCTTCCTGATCGTGGGTCACGAAAACCGACGTCAGGTTGATGTCTTCGTGCAAGCGCGCCAGCCAGCGACGCAGCTCCTTGCGGACCTTGGCGTCCAGCGCACCGAACGGCTCGTCCAGCAACAGCACTTTGGGCTCGACCGCCAACGCACGGGCCAGCGCGATTCGCTGACGCTGACCACCCGACAGTTGCTCGGGATAACGGTCGGCCAGCCAGTCCAGCTGCACCATGTTCAGCAGTTCGTGGACCTTTTCGGCGATCCGCGTTTCAGTCGGGCGCTCGCGCTTGGGCTTCATGCGCAGGCCGAAGGCGACGTTGTCGAACACCGTCATGTGGCGGAACAGCGCGTAATGCTGAAACACGAACCCGACGTTGCGATCACGCACGTCATGGCCGGAAACGTCTTCACCATGAAACACGATGCTGCCGTCGTCCGGAGTTTCCAGACCGGCAATAATGCGCAGCAGAGTGGTCTTGCCGCAGCCTGAAGGCCCCAGCAAAGCCACCAGCTCGCCACTCTGGATGTCCAGACTGATGTTGTTGAGCGCCTTGAAAGCGTTGAAATTCTTGCTGACGTTACGGACTTCGATCGACATGATTATTCCTCCGCCGCGTTGTGGCGCAGACGGTTAATGCGGGATTCGCTCCACTGCTTGAGCAGCAGGATGAACAGCGCCAGGATCAGCAACAGGCTCGCCACGGCGAAGGCCGCAACGTGGTTGTACTCGTTGTAGAGAATTTCGACGTGCAGCGGCAGGGTGTTGGTAACGCCGCGAATGTGCCCGGACACCACCGACACCGCGCCAAACTCGCCCATCGCCCGTGCGGTACACAGCACCACGCCGTAGATCAGGCCCCATTTGATGTTCGGCACCGTGACGTGCCAGAACATCTGCCAGCCATTGGCGCCCAGCAGGCGTGCAGCCTCTTCTTCCTGAGTGCCCTGCTCCTGCATCAGCGGGATCAGCTCACGCGCCACGAACGGCACGGTGACGAATATGGTCGCCAGCACAATGCCCGGCAGGGCAAAGACGATCTGGATGTCGTGATCCTGCAACCACGGACCGAACAGGCCCTGCGCGCCAAACATCAGCACGTAGACCAGACCGGCGATGACTGGCGACACCGAGAACGGCAGGTCGATCAGCGTGACCAGAATGCTCTTGCCACGGAACGAGTACTTGCTCACGCACCACGCCGCACTGACGCCGAACACCAGGTTGAGCGGCACAGAAATCAGCACCGCAATCACCGTCAGCTTGAGGGCTGACAAGGCGTCCGGCTCGAGGATCGCAGTGAAGAATGCACCCAGACCGTTCTTCAAGCCCTGGGACACCACGATGAACAGCGGCAAGCCCAGAAACAGCACGAACACCAGCCAGCACAGGCCGATCAGGATACGTCGCGACACCGCGCTGCCACGACGGGCGGCGTTGGCGGAGGCGGCTGAAACAGATGAATAGGACATATTCTGCGCCTCCTCAGGATGGGGTTTCGATGCGCCGCTGCAACAGATTGATCAGCAGCAGCAGAATGAAGGAAACCACCAGCATCATCACGCCGATAGCGGTCGCGCCGGTGTAATCGTACTGGTCAAGCTTGACCATGATCAGCAGCGGCAGGATTTCGGTTTTCATCGGCATATTGCCGGCGATGAAGATCACCGAACCGTACTCGCCCACGCCTCGGGCAAACGCCAGGGCGAAACCGGTCAGCCAGGCGGGCAACAACGCCGGAACGAGAATATGGCGGAACACCTGCAACGGACGCGCGCCCAGACAGGCTGCGGCTTCTTCGACTTCACGGGGAATGTCAGCCAGCACGGGCTGCACGGTGCGCACCACGAACGGCAGCGTGACGAAGGTCAGCGCCAGGGTGATGCCTAACGGGGTGTAGGCGATCTTGAAGCCAAGGTCTGCAGCGAACTGCCCGACCCAGCCATTGGGCGCGTACAGCGCGGTCAGGGCGATACCGGCCACGGCAGTCGGCAGGGCAAACGGCAGATCGATCATCGCATCGATGATCTTGCGGCCGGGGAAGGTGTAACGCACCAGCACCCAGGCCAGCAGCGTGCCGATCACACCATTGATCAGAGCTGCATAAAAGGCGGTGCCGAAACTCAGCTTGAGTGCCGCGATCACGCGAGGCGCCGTGATGATGGTCCAGAACTGATCCCAGGTGAGCTGCGCGGCATGCACGAACATGGCGGCCAGCGGTATTAGCACAATCAGACTGAGGTACACCAAGGTGTAGCCCAGCGTCAGCCCGAAGCCGGGTATGACGGGGGAGATACGACGCGACATAGAAGTCCCTGGTTTCACTTGCACGAAGCCCGGAGGTTAATCCGGGCTGCTTGACCCAACCTGCGGTGCCACTTGCACAGCACCGCTATTCGGTTTATTGCGCTTGGTAAATCTGGTCGAACACGCCGCCATCATTGAAGAACTTCGGCTGCGCAGTCTTCCAGCCACCAAAGTCTTTGTCGATAGTCACCAGATCGAGTTTCGGAAACTGCTTCTCGTATTTGGCAGCGATTTCCTTGTCACGTGGACGATAGAAGTTTTTTGCGGCGATTTCCTGACCTTCCTTGCTGTACAGGTGCTTGAGGTACTCGGTCGCGATTTCAGTGTTGCCCTTCTTCTCGGCATTCTTGTCGACCACGGCCACTGGCGGCTCGGCGAGAATCGACAGCGAAGGCACGATGATGTCGAACTTGTCCTTGCCGCCATCTTCTTTCAGCGCGAGGAACGCTTCGTTTTCCCAGGCCAGCAAGACATCGCCCTGGCCGTTGTTGACGAAGGTAATCGTCGAACCCCGAGCACCGGTGTCCAGAATCGGCACATGTTTGAACAAGGTCTGTACGTATTCCTTGGCCTTGGCTTCGTCACCGCCGCCGGCTTTCAGGCCATAGGCCCAGGCGGCCAGGAAGTTCCAGCGCGCACCGCCGGAGGTCTTCGGGTTAGGGGTGATCACCGAAACGCCTTCCTTGGTGAGATCGCCCCAGTCCTTGATGCCTTTCGGGTTGCCCTTGCGGACCAGAAACACGATGGTCGAGGTGTAAGGCGTGCTCGCGTCCGGCAGGCGGGTCTGCCAGTTTTCAGGCAGGGTCTTGCCAAGTTTGGCGATTTCGTCGATGTCACCAGCCAGCGCCAGCGTCACCACGTCGGCACGCAGGCCGTCGATCACGCCACGCGCCTGCTTGCCCGAACCACCGTGAGACTGCTTGATCTCAACCTTGTCGTCCGGATGGGCTTTCTTCCAGTAATTGACGAATTCTGCGTTGTAATCCTGATACAGCTCGCGTGTCGGATCGTAAGACACGTTGAGCAGTTCGTAATCCTTGGCAACAGCCGAACCTGCGAAAACAGCACTGGCGATGGCGGCCAGCGCGAAGCGGCGAATGGACATAGATGAAGCTCCTGGAAATTCTGTGTGTCGGCTTTTTGAATTCTTCTTGGCGCGTCAGAACGGCATCCGTGCTGGCGAGCTGCTTGTCTTCAGCGGTGCTTCAGGAGTCAGGATGACGCCCTCCGGTTGACCAGTCGGGTTGCAACGTCAGCTTTGCTTGGCGGGGTTCTGCAAGCGGAATTTTTCCTTGCGCTCGATCTGCACCACCTGTGCGTTGTGCACAGTGATTTCGACGGCGCCAAACCGCAGGTCACGCAACGCACTCTGTATCTCACGCAGAATGGCTGCTTCGTCCTGACCGTCAACACTACGTAGAGATGCGCTCATTATCTTATTCCTTGAAAGGTGAGAAACCTGCCGTCGTGACTGGGTCGATGGCTGTGGAGATGGCGCAATCATAGTGAGGCGGAGATATTCTTAAAAAGACTATTTAAGAATGCAGATATAACCAAAAGAAATTTAGCGCGCCGGTATACGGTCAGGCTGTATTGCACATCCTGACTCGTATCATTCGTTCGGGTAGCGGGCTAGTTGAATGCGGGCGCGTGAGCCCAGTCGATTGCCTGGGCCGGCATTGGGCGGGCGAACCAGTAGCCCTGGCCCAA contains:
- a CDS encoding ABC transporter permease — its product is MAHPVQRRWYPLVFAIAALVLLPLSVLLLSWGTIDGQIWSHLLDTQMPRLLGNTLILLLGVGVGVTLLGVSLAWLTSLCEFPGRRWLDWALMLPFAIPAYVLAFVFVGLLDFSGPVQSLMRDWFGAGLRLPRVRSTGGVIIVLVLVFYPYVYLLARTAFLAQGKGLMEAARVLGQSPLQAFWRVALPMARPAIGAGVALALMETLADFGAVSVFNFDTFTTAIYKTWYGFFSLSSAAQLASLLLLAVLILLYGERRARGASRPTNERPRGQALYPLRGFKAWGASAWCGLVFLCAFIVPVLQLIIWVWQRGRFDLDERYVGLILHTLYLGSIAALITVSVALILAFARRMAPTPAIRSGVSLANLGYALPGSVLAVSIMLAFSYLDRELVIPLSGWLGGAGKPLLLGSLSALLLAYLVRFIAVAFGPLEHSLSRIRPSLPEAARSLGVSGPKLFLNVYLPLLVPGALSAALLVFVDVLKEMPATLLMRPFGWDTLAVRIFEMTSEGEWARAALPALTLVLVGLLPVIGLIRRSARHIG
- a CDS encoding extracellular solute-binding protein, which translates into the protein MQASKRLLAALTLTLLGGTAQAADEVVVYSSRIDELIKPVFDAYTAKTGVKIKFITDKEAPLMQRIKAEGENATADLLLTVDAGNLWQAEQMGILQPFTSPVIEANIPAQYRSSTHGWTGLSLRARTIAYSTDRVKPAELTTYEALADKNWEGRLCLRTAKKVYNQSLTATLIETHGAEASEKILKGWVNNLSTDVFSDDIAVLEAINAGQCDVGIVNTYYYGRLHKQNPDLAVKLFWPNQSDRGVHVNLSGIGLTKYAPHPEAAKALVEWMTGPEAQTIFSSVNQEFPANPKVAPSEEVASWGPFKADTLPVEVAGKRQAEAIRMMDRAGWN
- a CDS encoding Crp/Fnr family transcriptional regulator, with protein sequence MTNGVLWRSSLLSDYWFSHLPAALQDSVLHAARQIRKTPGKMLFEKGAAPCGLYALLEGNVRIGGAHVQRLGPRHEPIRRPYWFGEVSLFDGMPRRFEVCSLEQTIFLHVPQSFLASLLDQHPEYWRSFAALLSQKLGLPLQNPEKLRQLPPRSRVAWRLLVLSEGYGPLSHARRLITLDEISSLQGLSLSALLEVLEDLHERKVIRLGIGQLEVFDVEKLRKIANFSKAKAVC
- a CDS encoding DUF962 domain-containing protein, producing MKTLVDHLSQYASYHRDSRNIVTHFVGIPLIVLAVAVLLSRPGWNIGGLWCSPAAVVTLASTVFYLKLDRALGVVMAALLVLCVWAGALLAQQATLVWLSAGVGLFVVGWVIQFIGHYYEGRKPAFIDDVTGLIIGPLFVVAELAFLMGLRKPLQHAIEERSGPVGRHVRKAVV
- a CDS encoding sulfate/molybdate ABC transporter ATP-binding protein, which gives rise to MSIEVRNVSKNFNAFKALNNISLDIQSGELVALLGPSGCGKTTLLRIIAGLETPDDGSIVFHGEDVSGHDVRDRNVGFVFQHYALFRHMTVFDNVAFGLRMKPKRERPTETRIAEKVHELLNMVQLDWLADRYPEQLSGGQRQRIALARALAVEPKVLLLDEPFGALDAKVRKELRRWLARLHEDINLTSVFVTHDQEEAMEVADRIVVMNKGVIEQIGSPGEVYENPSNDFVYHFLGDSNRLSLGDEGHVLFRPHEVSLSRQEIEDHHAAEVRDIRPLGATTRVTLKVEGQNELIEAEVVKDHDSLVGLAKGETLFFKPKVWQKL
- the cysW gene encoding sulfate ABC transporter permease subunit CysW — protein: MSYSSVSAASANAARRGSAVSRRILIGLCWLVFVLFLGLPLFIVVSQGLKNGLGAFFTAILEPDALSALKLTVIAVLISVPLNLVFGVSAAWCVSKYSFRGKSILVTLIDLPFSVSPVIAGLVYVLMFGAQGLFGPWLQDHDIQIVFALPGIVLATIFVTVPFVARELIPLMQEQGTQEEEAARLLGANGWQMFWHVTVPNIKWGLIYGVVLCTARAMGEFGAVSVVSGHIRGVTNTLPLHVEILYNEYNHVAAFAVASLLLILALFILLLKQWSESRINRLRHNAAEE
- the cysT gene encoding sulfate ABC transporter permease subunit CysT, whose translation is MSRRISPVIPGFGLTLGYTLVYLSLIVLIPLAAMFVHAAQLTWDQFWTIITAPRVIAALKLSFGTAFYAALINGVIGTLLAWVLVRYTFPGRKIIDAMIDLPFALPTAVAGIALTALYAPNGWVGQFAADLGFKIAYTPLGITLALTFVTLPFVVRTVQPVLADIPREVEEAAACLGARPLQVFRHILVPALLPAWLTGFALAFARGVGEYGSVIFIAGNMPMKTEILPLLIMVKLDQYDYTGATAIGVMMLVVSFILLLLINLLQRRIETPS
- a CDS encoding sulfate ABC transporter substrate-binding protein — translated: MSIRRFALAAIASAVFAGSAVAKDYELLNVSYDPTRELYQDYNAEFVNYWKKAHPDDKVEIKQSHGGSGKQARGVIDGLRADVVTLALAGDIDEIAKLGKTLPENWQTRLPDASTPYTSTIVFLVRKGNPKGIKDWGDLTKEGVSVITPNPKTSGGARWNFLAAWAYGLKAGGGDEAKAKEYVQTLFKHVPILDTGARGSTITFVNNGQGDVLLAWENEAFLALKEDGGKDKFDIIVPSLSILAEPPVAVVDKNAEKKGNTEIATEYLKHLYSKEGQEIAAKNFYRPRDKEIAAKYEKQFPKLDLVTIDKDFGGWKTAQPKFFNDGGVFDQIYQAQ
- the oscA gene encoding sulfur starvation response protein OscA, encoding MSASLRSVDGQDEAAILREIQSALRDLRFGAVEITVHNAQVVQIERKEKFRLQNPAKQS